In the genome of Pogona vitticeps strain Pit_001003342236 chromosome 13, PviZW2.1, whole genome shotgun sequence, one region contains:
- the PARN gene encoding poly(A)-specific ribonuclease PARN isoform X5: protein MDFLLFQFGLCTFKYDHTESKYVTKSFNFYIFPKPFNRTSPDVKFVCQSSSIDFLANQGFDFNKVFRNGIPYLNQEEERQLREQYDEKRSQANGVGALSYVSPNATKCPVTVPEDQKKFIEKVVERIDALWQNEDTPSLQLEPCTGFQRKLIYQTLSWKYPKGIHVETLETEKKERYIIVSKVDEEERKRREQQKQVKEQGKLVVGHNMLLDVMHTIHQFYCPLPEDLNEFKELTTCVFPRLLDTKLMASTQPFKDIINNTSLAELEKRLKETPFSPPKVESAEGFPSYNTASEQLHEAGYDAYITGLCFISMANYLGSFLSPPKNHVSARSKLIEPFFNKLFLMRVMDIPYLNLEGPDLQPKRDHVLYVTFPKEWKTSDLYQLFSAFGNIQVSWIDDMSAFVSLSQPDQVQIAVNTSKYAESYRIQTYAEYVEKKHEERQQGKRKWAEDSWKETEGKRLKTQAAPYVLQSRYYNVNSFTATGTVGKRSMSPIQEESGLDEAEVEEEEEEEEGLDSPGTHTESLGEGKKRGKRFKKAKREDAAPAGDLQTSPARLFEVPDMW from the exons ATGGATTTCTTACTCTTCCAGTTTGGCCTTTGCACTTTTAAATATGACCACACGGAATCTAA ATATGTCACAAAATCATTTAATTTCTACATCTTCCCCAAACCTTTCAACAGAACATCACCAGATGTCAAGTTTGTCTGTCAG AGTTCAAGTATAGACTTTTTAGCAAACCAGGGATTTGATTTTAATAAAGTTTTTCGCAACG GAATCCCTTATTTAAATCAAGAAGAGGAAAGGCAGCTGCGGGAGCAGTATGATGAGAAGCGCTCTCAAGCCAACGGAGTGGGGGCCTTGTCCTACGTGTCTCCCAATGCCACGAAATGCCCAGTGACGGTTCCGGAGGACCAGAAGAAGTTCATCGAAAAAGTGGT GGAAAGGATAGACGCTCTCTGGCAGAATGAAGACACTCCCAGTTTGCAGCTGGAGCCTTGCACGGG gTTTCAGAGGAAGCTGATCTATCAGACACTGAGCTGGAA GTATCCCAAAGGCATCCACGTTGAAACCCTGGAGACCGAAAAG AAGGAAAGATACATCATCGTTAGCAAAGTGGACGAAGAGGAACGCAAGCGGCGGGAGCAGCAGAAGCAAGTGAAAGAGCAG GGCAAGCTTGTGGTCGGTCACAACATGTTGCTAGACGTCATGCATACCATCCACCAGTTCTACTGCCCCCTCCCTGAG GATCTCAACGAGTTTAAAGAACTAACGACGTGCGTCTTTCCGAG gTTACTGGACACCAAACTGATGGCCAGCACTCAGCCCTTCAAG GACATTATTAACAACACCTcccttgcagagctggaaaaacgTCTGAAGGAGACCCCCTTCAGCCCTCCGAAAGTCG AAAGCGCTGAAGGTTTCCCAAGTTACAACACGGCATCGGAGCAGCTTCACGAAGCCGGCTATGACGCGTATATAACCGGCCTGTGTTTCATCTCCATGGCCAACTACCTAG GTTCCTTCCTCAGTCCTCCCAAAAACCACGTCTCTGCGAGGTCGAAGCTCATTGAACCGTTTTTCAACAA ATTGTTCCTGATGAGGGTGATGGATATCCCCTACCTCAACTTGGAAGGCCCTGACT TGCAGCCCAAACGCGATCATGTTCTTTACGTTACATTTCCGAAAGAATGGAAGACGAGCGACCTCTACCAGCTTTTTAGTGCTTTCG GTAACATTCAGGTGTCCTGGATTGATGACATGTCGGCCTTCGTGTCCCTGAGCCAACCGGATCAAGTTCAGATCg CCGTGAACACCAGCAAGTACGCAGAAAGCTACCGAATCCAGACCTATGCAGAATACGTGGAGAAGAAGCACGAGGAGAGGCAGCAGGGGAAGCGGAAGTGGGCCGAGGACAGCTGGAAGGAGACGGAGGGCAAGCGTCTGAAGACGCAGGCGGCCCCCTACGTCCTTCAGAGCCGATACTACAACGTCAACAG TTTCACAGCAACGGGCACGGTCGGGAAGAGAAGTATGAGTCCCATCCAGGAGGAGAGCGGCCTCGATGAGGCcgaggtggaagaagaagaagaggaggaggagggcctggATTCCCCGGGAACCCACACAGAGtcgctgggggaggggaagaagagaggCAAGCGGTTCAAGAAGGCCAAAAGGGAGGACGCCGCCCCAGCAG GAGACCTCCAGACCTCTCCCGCCAGGCTCTTCGAAGTCCCAGACATGTGGTAG
- the DNASE1L2 gene encoding deoxyribonuclease-1-like 2 gives MKLPGLALLSLAWLLRAATPLQICAFNIQSFGDSKLSDKGISRIIVKILSRYDIALVQEVRDSDFSAVSELMERLNSASEHSYAYESSEPLGRENYKEMYLFIYRTDSVTPLEKYQYSNKDSAFSRAPFIVKFSTPGSKEDELILVPLHTPPSDAMAEIDALYDVYLKVIDKWGTDNMMFLGDFNADCSYVGKKDWASIRLRSSEVFKWLISDDTDTTVGDSDCAYDRIVVSGAKLRNWIKPNSAKVYNFQSTFKLSQEQALAVSDHFPVEVTLKSQ, from the exons ATGAAGCTCCCGGGGCTGGCTTTATTGAGCCTGGCTTGGCTGCTCCGCGCAGCCACCCCTCTGCAAATCTGCGCCTTCAACATCCAGAGCTTTGGGGACAGCAAACTCTCGGACAAAGGCATCTCAAGAATTATCGTGAAG ATCCTGTCCCGGTATGACATCGCCCTGGTGCAAGAGGTGCGGGACTCAGACTTCAGCGCTGTCAGTGAACTGATGGAGCGCCTGAACAG CGCCTCCGAGCACTCCTACGCCTACGAGAGCAGCGAGCCGCTCGGTCGGGAGAACTATAAGGAGATGTACCTCTTCATCTACAG GACGGACAGTGTGACTCCTCTGGAGAAGTACCAATACTCCAACAAGGACAGCGCCTTCAGCCGAGCCCCTTTCATTGTGAAGTTCTCCACTCCAGGCTCAA AGGAAGACGAGCTTATTCTGGTCCCCCTCCACACTCCTCCAAGCGATGCCATGGCCGAGATAGATGCTCTCTACGATGTCTACTTGAAGGTCATTGACAAGTGGGGCACGGAT AACATGATGTTCCTCGGAGACTTCAACGCAGACTGCAGCTACGTTGGGAAGAAGGACTGGGCGTCTATCCGCCTGCGCAGCAGCGAGGTCTTCAAGTGGCTCATCTCCGACGACACGGACACCACCGTGGGCGACTCCGACTGCGCCTACGACAG GATCGTCGTGAGTGGCGCAAAGCTGAGGAACTGGATCAAGCCCAATTCTGCCAAAGTGTACAACTTCCAGAGTACCTTCAAACTGAGCCAAGAGCAG GCTCTGGCTGTCAGCGACCACTTCCCGGTGGAAGTGACGCTGAAGTCCCAGTGA
- the ECI1 gene encoding enoyl-CoA delta isomerase 1, mitochondrial — MAAAVARAAAAGAGSSRRAWRLLLLRGSGAFPWGGAAPLGLGGPPSAPPRRLFSNSKILVELDESTGVAAMKLKSPPVNSLSLDFLTEFCISLEKLENNKACRGVILTSAVPQIFSAGLDITEMCGKSEEHYAEFWRAVQEMWLTLYSSSMVTIAAVNGSSPAGGCFMAMSCDYRIMAENPKYSIGLNETQLGIVAPFWFKDTMLNTVGHRCTERSLQLGLLYSPREALKIGLVDELVPEEKIQNVAGETMGQWLAIPDHARQLSKSSLRKPTVDRLLAHREADVQDFVRFISRDSIQKSLQVYMGMLKRRKA; from the exons ATGGCGGCGGCGGTGgctcgggcggcggcggcgggtgcgGGGTCGTCCCGCCGGGCTTGGCGGCTGCTCCTCCTCCGCGGCTCAG GCGCCTTCCCGTGGGGGGGAGCGGCCCCCCTGGGCCTGGGAGGCCCCCCCTCGGCCCCCCCAAGGAGGCTCTTCAGCAACAGCAAAATCCTGGTGGAGTTGGATGAGAGCACAG GCGTCGCGGCCATGAAGCTGAAAAGCCCGCCCGTGAACAGCTTGAGCCTGGACTTCCTCACCGAGTTTTGCATAAGCCTGGAAAAACTGGAGAATAACAAGGCCTGCCGAGGCGTCATCCTGACTTCg gCTGTGCCCCAGATTTTCTCGGCCGGGCTGGACATCACCGAGATGTGCGGCAAGAGTGAAGAGCATTATGCAGAGTTCTGGCGGGCGGTGCAAGAGATGTGGCTGACTCTCTACAGCTCCAGCATGGTCACCATTGCGGCGGTCAAC GGGTCCAGCCCTGCAGGGGGATGCTTCATGGCCATGTCATGTGACTACCGGATCATGGCCGAGAATCCCAAGTACAGCATTGGTCTGAATGAGACCCAGCTGGGCATCGTGGCCCCGTTCTG GTTTAAGGACACGATGCTGAACACGGTCGGCCACCGTTGCACAGAGCGGTCCCTTCAGCTGGGGCTCCTCTACTCTCCCCGAGAGGCCCTCAAGATTGGCCTCGTCGACGAGTTGGTGCCGGAAGAGAAGATCCAGAACGTCGCTGGGGAGACCATGGGCCAGTGGCTGGCGATTCCAG ATCACGCCCGCCAGCTCTCCAAGTCCTCCCTGCGGAAGCCGACGGTGGACCGCCTGCTGGCGCACCGCGAGGCCGACGTCCAGGACTTTGTGCGCTTCATCTCCAGGGACTCGATCCAGAAGTCCCTCCAGGTGTACATGGGGATGCTGAAGCGGAGGAAAGCCTGA
- the PARN gene encoding poly(A)-specific ribonuclease PARN isoform X3 — MDFLLFQFGLCTFKYDHTESKYVTKSFNFYIFPKPFNRTSPDVKFVCQSSSIDFLANQGFDFNKVFRNGIPYLNQEEERQLREQYDEKRSQANGVGALSYVSPNATKCPVTVPEDQKKFIEKVVERIDALWQNEDTPSLQLEPCTGFQRKLIYQTLSWKYPKGIHVETLETEKKERYIIVSKVDEEERKRREQQKQVKEQEELKDAVGFSRVVHALANSGKLVVGHNMLLDVMHTIHQFYCPLPEDLNEFKELTTCVFPRLLDTKLMASTQPFKDIINNTSLAELEKRLKETPFSPPKVESAEGFPSYNTASEQLHEAGYDAYITGLCFISMANYLGSFLSPPKNHVSARSKLIEPFFNKLFLMRVMDIPYLNLEGPDLQPKRDHVLYVTFPKEWKTSDLYQLFSAFGNIQVSWIDDMSAFVSLSQPDQVQIAVNTSKYAESYRIQTYAEYVEKKHEERQQGKRKWAEDSWKETEGKRLKTQAAPYVLQSRYYNVNSFTATGTVGKRSMSPIQEESGLDEAEVEEEEEEEEGLDSPGTHTESLGEGKKRGKRFKKAKREDAAPAGDLQTSPARLFEVPDMW, encoded by the exons ATGGATTTCTTACTCTTCCAGTTTGGCCTTTGCACTTTTAAATATGACCACACGGAATCTAA ATATGTCACAAAATCATTTAATTTCTACATCTTCCCCAAACCTTTCAACAGAACATCACCAGATGTCAAGTTTGTCTGTCAG AGTTCAAGTATAGACTTTTTAGCAAACCAGGGATTTGATTTTAATAAAGTTTTTCGCAACG GAATCCCTTATTTAAATCAAGAAGAGGAAAGGCAGCTGCGGGAGCAGTATGATGAGAAGCGCTCTCAAGCCAACGGAGTGGGGGCCTTGTCCTACGTGTCTCCCAATGCCACGAAATGCCCAGTGACGGTTCCGGAGGACCAGAAGAAGTTCATCGAAAAAGTGGT GGAAAGGATAGACGCTCTCTGGCAGAATGAAGACACTCCCAGTTTGCAGCTGGAGCCTTGCACGGG gTTTCAGAGGAAGCTGATCTATCAGACACTGAGCTGGAA GTATCCCAAAGGCATCCACGTTGAAACCCTGGAGACCGAAAAG AAGGAAAGATACATCATCGTTAGCAAAGTGGACGAAGAGGAACGCAAGCGGCGGGAGCAGCAGAAGCAAGTGAAAGAGCAG GAGGAGCTGAAGGACGCGGTGGGCTTCTCCCGAGTCGTTCACGCCCTTGCAAATTct GGCAAGCTTGTGGTCGGTCACAACATGTTGCTAGACGTCATGCATACCATCCACCAGTTCTACTGCCCCCTCCCTGAG GATCTCAACGAGTTTAAAGAACTAACGACGTGCGTCTTTCCGAG gTTACTGGACACCAAACTGATGGCCAGCACTCAGCCCTTCAAG GACATTATTAACAACACCTcccttgcagagctggaaaaacgTCTGAAGGAGACCCCCTTCAGCCCTCCGAAAGTCG AAAGCGCTGAAGGTTTCCCAAGTTACAACACGGCATCGGAGCAGCTTCACGAAGCCGGCTATGACGCGTATATAACCGGCCTGTGTTTCATCTCCATGGCCAACTACCTAG GTTCCTTCCTCAGTCCTCCCAAAAACCACGTCTCTGCGAGGTCGAAGCTCATTGAACCGTTTTTCAACAA ATTGTTCCTGATGAGGGTGATGGATATCCCCTACCTCAACTTGGAAGGCCCTGACT TGCAGCCCAAACGCGATCATGTTCTTTACGTTACATTTCCGAAAGAATGGAAGACGAGCGACCTCTACCAGCTTTTTAGTGCTTTCG GTAACATTCAGGTGTCCTGGATTGATGACATGTCGGCCTTCGTGTCCCTGAGCCAACCGGATCAAGTTCAGATCg CCGTGAACACCAGCAAGTACGCAGAAAGCTACCGAATCCAGACCTATGCAGAATACGTGGAGAAGAAGCACGAGGAGAGGCAGCAGGGGAAGCGGAAGTGGGCCGAGGACAGCTGGAAGGAGACGGAGGGCAAGCGTCTGAAGACGCAGGCGGCCCCCTACGTCCTTCAGAGCCGATACTACAACGTCAACAG TTTCACAGCAACGGGCACGGTCGGGAAGAGAAGTATGAGTCCCATCCAGGAGGAGAGCGGCCTCGATGAGGCcgaggtggaagaagaagaagaggaggaggagggcctggATTCCCCGGGAACCCACACAGAGtcgctgggggaggggaagaagagaggCAAGCGGTTCAAGAAGGCCAAAAGGGAGGACGCCGCCCCAGCAG GAGACCTCCAGACCTCTCCCGCCAGGCTCTTCGAAGTCCCAGACATGTGGTAG
- the PARN gene encoding poly(A)-specific ribonuclease PARN isoform X1, producing MEITRSNFKDNLSKVYKAIEEADFLAIDGEFSGISDGPSVSALTNGFDTPEERYQKLKKHSMDFLLFQFGLCTFKYDHTESKYVTKSFNFYIFPKPFNRTSPDVKFVCQSSSIDFLANQGFDFNKVFRNGIPYLNQEEERQLREQYDEKRSQANGVGALSYVSPNATKCPVTVPEDQKKFIEKVVERIDALWQNEDTPSLQLEPCTGFQRKLIYQTLSWKYPKGIHVETLETEKKERYIIVSKVDEEERKRREQQKQVKEQEELKDAVGFSRVVHALANSGKLVVGHNMLLDVMHTIHQFYCPLPEDLNEFKELTTCVFPRLLDTKLMASTQPFKDIINNTSLAELEKRLKETPFSPPKVESAEGFPSYNTASEQLHEAGYDAYITGLCFISMANYLGSFLSPPKNHVSARSKLIEPFFNKLFLMRVMDIPYLNLEGPDLQPKRDHVLYVTFPKEWKTSDLYQLFSAFGNIQVSWIDDMSAFVSLSQPDQVQIAVNTSKYAESYRIQTYAEYVEKKHEERQQGKRKWAEDSWKETEGKRLKTQAAPYVLQSRYYNVNSFTATGTVGKRSMSPIQEESGLDEAEVEEEEEEEEGLDSPGTHTESLGEGKKRGKRFKKAKREDAAPAGDLQTSPARLFEVPDMW from the exons ATGGAGATAACCCGGAGCA ATTTTAAGGATAATCTGAGCAAAGTTTACAAAGCTATTGAGGAGGCTGACTTCTTGGCTATTGATGGAGAGTTTTCAG GAATTAGCGATGGGCCTTCTGTTAGTGCGTTAACCAATGGCTTTGACACACCTGAAGAAAGGTATCAGAAGCTCAAAAAG cATTCCATGGATTTCTTACTCTTCCAGTTTGGCCTTTGCACTTTTAAATATGACCACACGGAATCTAA ATATGTCACAAAATCATTTAATTTCTACATCTTCCCCAAACCTTTCAACAGAACATCACCAGATGTCAAGTTTGTCTGTCAG AGTTCAAGTATAGACTTTTTAGCAAACCAGGGATTTGATTTTAATAAAGTTTTTCGCAACG GAATCCCTTATTTAAATCAAGAAGAGGAAAGGCAGCTGCGGGAGCAGTATGATGAGAAGCGCTCTCAAGCCAACGGAGTGGGGGCCTTGTCCTACGTGTCTCCCAATGCCACGAAATGCCCAGTGACGGTTCCGGAGGACCAGAAGAAGTTCATCGAAAAAGTGGT GGAAAGGATAGACGCTCTCTGGCAGAATGAAGACACTCCCAGTTTGCAGCTGGAGCCTTGCACGGG gTTTCAGAGGAAGCTGATCTATCAGACACTGAGCTGGAA GTATCCCAAAGGCATCCACGTTGAAACCCTGGAGACCGAAAAG AAGGAAAGATACATCATCGTTAGCAAAGTGGACGAAGAGGAACGCAAGCGGCGGGAGCAGCAGAAGCAAGTGAAAGAGCAG GAGGAGCTGAAGGACGCGGTGGGCTTCTCCCGAGTCGTTCACGCCCTTGCAAATTct GGCAAGCTTGTGGTCGGTCACAACATGTTGCTAGACGTCATGCATACCATCCACCAGTTCTACTGCCCCCTCCCTGAG GATCTCAACGAGTTTAAAGAACTAACGACGTGCGTCTTTCCGAG gTTACTGGACACCAAACTGATGGCCAGCACTCAGCCCTTCAAG GACATTATTAACAACACCTcccttgcagagctggaaaaacgTCTGAAGGAGACCCCCTTCAGCCCTCCGAAAGTCG AAAGCGCTGAAGGTTTCCCAAGTTACAACACGGCATCGGAGCAGCTTCACGAAGCCGGCTATGACGCGTATATAACCGGCCTGTGTTTCATCTCCATGGCCAACTACCTAG GTTCCTTCCTCAGTCCTCCCAAAAACCACGTCTCTGCGAGGTCGAAGCTCATTGAACCGTTTTTCAACAA ATTGTTCCTGATGAGGGTGATGGATATCCCCTACCTCAACTTGGAAGGCCCTGACT TGCAGCCCAAACGCGATCATGTTCTTTACGTTACATTTCCGAAAGAATGGAAGACGAGCGACCTCTACCAGCTTTTTAGTGCTTTCG GTAACATTCAGGTGTCCTGGATTGATGACATGTCGGCCTTCGTGTCCCTGAGCCAACCGGATCAAGTTCAGATCg CCGTGAACACCAGCAAGTACGCAGAAAGCTACCGAATCCAGACCTATGCAGAATACGTGGAGAAGAAGCACGAGGAGAGGCAGCAGGGGAAGCGGAAGTGGGCCGAGGACAGCTGGAAGGAGACGGAGGGCAAGCGTCTGAAGACGCAGGCGGCCCCCTACGTCCTTCAGAGCCGATACTACAACGTCAACAG TTTCACAGCAACGGGCACGGTCGGGAAGAGAAGTATGAGTCCCATCCAGGAGGAGAGCGGCCTCGATGAGGCcgaggtggaagaagaagaagaggaggaggagggcctggATTCCCCGGGAACCCACACAGAGtcgctgggggaggggaagaagagaggCAAGCGGTTCAAGAAGGCCAAAAGGGAGGACGCCGCCCCAGCAG GAGACCTCCAGACCTCTCCCGCCAGGCTCTTCGAAGTCCCAGACATGTGGTAG
- the PARN gene encoding poly(A)-specific ribonuclease PARN isoform X2, protein MEITRSNFKDNLSKVYKAIEEADFLAIDGEFSGISDGPSVSALTNGFDTPEERYQKLKKHSMDFLLFQFGLCTFKYDHTESKYVTKSFNFYIFPKPFNRTSPDVKFVCQSSSIDFLANQGFDFNKVFRNGIPYLNQEEERQLREQYDEKRSQANGVGALSYVSPNATKCPVTVPEDQKKFIEKVVERIDALWQNEDTPSLQLEPCTGFQRKLIYQTLSWKYPKGIHVETLETEKKERYIIVSKVDEEERKRREQQKQVKEQGKLVVGHNMLLDVMHTIHQFYCPLPEDLNEFKELTTCVFPRLLDTKLMASTQPFKDIINNTSLAELEKRLKETPFSPPKVESAEGFPSYNTASEQLHEAGYDAYITGLCFISMANYLGSFLSPPKNHVSARSKLIEPFFNKLFLMRVMDIPYLNLEGPDLQPKRDHVLYVTFPKEWKTSDLYQLFSAFGNIQVSWIDDMSAFVSLSQPDQVQIAVNTSKYAESYRIQTYAEYVEKKHEERQQGKRKWAEDSWKETEGKRLKTQAAPYVLQSRYYNVNSFTATGTVGKRSMSPIQEESGLDEAEVEEEEEEEEGLDSPGTHTESLGEGKKRGKRFKKAKREDAAPAGDLQTSPARLFEVPDMW, encoded by the exons ATGGAGATAACCCGGAGCA ATTTTAAGGATAATCTGAGCAAAGTTTACAAAGCTATTGAGGAGGCTGACTTCTTGGCTATTGATGGAGAGTTTTCAG GAATTAGCGATGGGCCTTCTGTTAGTGCGTTAACCAATGGCTTTGACACACCTGAAGAAAGGTATCAGAAGCTCAAAAAG cATTCCATGGATTTCTTACTCTTCCAGTTTGGCCTTTGCACTTTTAAATATGACCACACGGAATCTAA ATATGTCACAAAATCATTTAATTTCTACATCTTCCCCAAACCTTTCAACAGAACATCACCAGATGTCAAGTTTGTCTGTCAG AGTTCAAGTATAGACTTTTTAGCAAACCAGGGATTTGATTTTAATAAAGTTTTTCGCAACG GAATCCCTTATTTAAATCAAGAAGAGGAAAGGCAGCTGCGGGAGCAGTATGATGAGAAGCGCTCTCAAGCCAACGGAGTGGGGGCCTTGTCCTACGTGTCTCCCAATGCCACGAAATGCCCAGTGACGGTTCCGGAGGACCAGAAGAAGTTCATCGAAAAAGTGGT GGAAAGGATAGACGCTCTCTGGCAGAATGAAGACACTCCCAGTTTGCAGCTGGAGCCTTGCACGGG gTTTCAGAGGAAGCTGATCTATCAGACACTGAGCTGGAA GTATCCCAAAGGCATCCACGTTGAAACCCTGGAGACCGAAAAG AAGGAAAGATACATCATCGTTAGCAAAGTGGACGAAGAGGAACGCAAGCGGCGGGAGCAGCAGAAGCAAGTGAAAGAGCAG GGCAAGCTTGTGGTCGGTCACAACATGTTGCTAGACGTCATGCATACCATCCACCAGTTCTACTGCCCCCTCCCTGAG GATCTCAACGAGTTTAAAGAACTAACGACGTGCGTCTTTCCGAG gTTACTGGACACCAAACTGATGGCCAGCACTCAGCCCTTCAAG GACATTATTAACAACACCTcccttgcagagctggaaaaacgTCTGAAGGAGACCCCCTTCAGCCCTCCGAAAGTCG AAAGCGCTGAAGGTTTCCCAAGTTACAACACGGCATCGGAGCAGCTTCACGAAGCCGGCTATGACGCGTATATAACCGGCCTGTGTTTCATCTCCATGGCCAACTACCTAG GTTCCTTCCTCAGTCCTCCCAAAAACCACGTCTCTGCGAGGTCGAAGCTCATTGAACCGTTTTTCAACAA ATTGTTCCTGATGAGGGTGATGGATATCCCCTACCTCAACTTGGAAGGCCCTGACT TGCAGCCCAAACGCGATCATGTTCTTTACGTTACATTTCCGAAAGAATGGAAGACGAGCGACCTCTACCAGCTTTTTAGTGCTTTCG GTAACATTCAGGTGTCCTGGATTGATGACATGTCGGCCTTCGTGTCCCTGAGCCAACCGGATCAAGTTCAGATCg CCGTGAACACCAGCAAGTACGCAGAAAGCTACCGAATCCAGACCTATGCAGAATACGTGGAGAAGAAGCACGAGGAGAGGCAGCAGGGGAAGCGGAAGTGGGCCGAGGACAGCTGGAAGGAGACGGAGGGCAAGCGTCTGAAGACGCAGGCGGCCCCCTACGTCCTTCAGAGCCGATACTACAACGTCAACAG TTTCACAGCAACGGGCACGGTCGGGAAGAGAAGTATGAGTCCCATCCAGGAGGAGAGCGGCCTCGATGAGGCcgaggtggaagaagaagaagaggaggaggagggcctggATTCCCCGGGAACCCACACAGAGtcgctgggggaggggaagaagagaggCAAGCGGTTCAAGAAGGCCAAAAGGGAGGACGCCGCCCCAGCAG GAGACCTCCAGACCTCTCCCGCCAGGCTCTTCGAAGTCCCAGACATGTGGTAG
- the PARN gene encoding poly(A)-specific ribonuclease PARN isoform X4: protein MGIVVLDPPPPPPPRGGASSPPSGDRASQGGPRPKEGNRRRAASGGATEHARRDRRRRLRGSRRAGHVGHRHARASRAGGGPFREGGPVCFRKCRRRRRRRLLAWARKEAPGPARVGSQPASQQAARMEITRSNFKDNLSKVYKAIEEADFLAIDGEFSGISDGPSVSALTNGFDTPEERYQKLKKHSMDFLLFQFGLCTFKYDHTESKYVTKSFNFYIFPKPFNRTSPDVKFVCQSSSIDFLANQGFDFNKVFRNGIPYLNQEEERQLREQYDEKRSQANGVGALSYVSPNATKCPVTVPEDQKKFIEKVVERIDALWQNEDTPSLQLEPCTGFQRKLIYQTLSWKYPKGIHVETLETEKKERYIIVSKVDEEERKRREQQKQVKEQEELKDAVGFSRVVHALANSGKLVVGHNMLLDVMHTIHQFYCPLPEDLNEFKELTTCVFPRLLDTKLMASTQPFKDIINNTSLAELEKRLKETPFSPPKVESAEGFPSYNTASEQLHEAGYDAYITGLCFISMANYLGSFLSPPKNHVSARSKLIEPFFNKLFLMRVMDIPYLNLEGPD from the exons atgggaattgtagtcctcgacccccccccacccccacccccgagggGCGGAGCTTCTTCCCCTCCGTCCGGAGACAGAGCGAGTCAAGGAGGGCCAAGGCCAAAAGAGGGCAACCGGCGCAGGGCGGCTTCGGGCGGCGCCACGGAGCATGCGCGAAGGGACCGGCGGCGCAGGCTGCGAGGGTCGCGGCGAGCGGGTCACGTGGGCCACCGTCACGCAAGAGCGTCGCGTGCGGGAGGGGGGCCATTTCGGGAGGGGGGGCCAGTTTGTTTCCGGaagtgccgccgccgccgccgccgccgcctccttgcCTGGGCCCGAAAGGAGGCGCCCGGCCCGGCCCGcgtaggcagccagccagccagccagcaggcCGCGAGGATGGAGATAACCCGGAGCA ATTTTAAGGATAATCTGAGCAAAGTTTACAAAGCTATTGAGGAGGCTGACTTCTTGGCTATTGATGGAGAGTTTTCAG GAATTAGCGATGGGCCTTCTGTTAGTGCGTTAACCAATGGCTTTGACACACCTGAAGAAAGGTATCAGAAGCTCAAAAAG cATTCCATGGATTTCTTACTCTTCCAGTTTGGCCTTTGCACTTTTAAATATGACCACACGGAATCTAA ATATGTCACAAAATCATTTAATTTCTACATCTTCCCCAAACCTTTCAACAGAACATCACCAGATGTCAAGTTTGTCTGTCAG AGTTCAAGTATAGACTTTTTAGCAAACCAGGGATTTGATTTTAATAAAGTTTTTCGCAACG GAATCCCTTATTTAAATCAAGAAGAGGAAAGGCAGCTGCGGGAGCAGTATGATGAGAAGCGCTCTCAAGCCAACGGAGTGGGGGCCTTGTCCTACGTGTCTCCCAATGCCACGAAATGCCCAGTGACGGTTCCGGAGGACCAGAAGAAGTTCATCGAAAAAGTGGT GGAAAGGATAGACGCTCTCTGGCAGAATGAAGACACTCCCAGTTTGCAGCTGGAGCCTTGCACGGG gTTTCAGAGGAAGCTGATCTATCAGACACTGAGCTGGAA GTATCCCAAAGGCATCCACGTTGAAACCCTGGAGACCGAAAAG AAGGAAAGATACATCATCGTTAGCAAAGTGGACGAAGAGGAACGCAAGCGGCGGGAGCAGCAGAAGCAAGTGAAAGAGCAG GAGGAGCTGAAGGACGCGGTGGGCTTCTCCCGAGTCGTTCACGCCCTTGCAAATTct GGCAAGCTTGTGGTCGGTCACAACATGTTGCTAGACGTCATGCATACCATCCACCAGTTCTACTGCCCCCTCCCTGAG GATCTCAACGAGTTTAAAGAACTAACGACGTGCGTCTTTCCGAG gTTACTGGACACCAAACTGATGGCCAGCACTCAGCCCTTCAAG GACATTATTAACAACACCTcccttgcagagctggaaaaacgTCTGAAGGAGACCCCCTTCAGCCCTCCGAAAGTCG AAAGCGCTGAAGGTTTCCCAAGTTACAACACGGCATCGGAGCAGCTTCACGAAGCCGGCTATGACGCGTATATAACCGGCCTGTGTTTCATCTCCATGGCCAACTACCTAG GTTCCTTCCTCAGTCCTCCCAAAAACCACGTCTCTGCGAGGTCGAAGCTCATTGAACCGTTTTTCAACAA ATTGTTCCTGATGAGGGTGATGGATATCCCCTACCTCAACTTGGAAGGCCCTGACT AA